In Synechocystis sp. PCC 6714, the following are encoded in one genomic region:
- a CDS encoding pseudouridine synthase, giving the protein MAERIQKLLSQWGIASRRHAEEMILAGRVSVNGKVAKLGDKADPQRDFLAVDGKQIKADNRPRDIYLLINKPRDVLSTCDDPQGRKTVLDLLPQDLQRGKGLHPVGRLDRNSTGALLLTNDGELTLRLTHPRYHLPKTYDVWLEGNPSDEDLEQWRSGMVLDGKKTLPATLEVISETKDRIHLLVTLTEGRNRQIRRLAEELGLTVLKLHRRTIGPLQLNTRGKVLGSGQFRFLSPAEIRLLKKQVNLR; this is encoded by the coding sequence ATGGCTGAACGTATTCAAAAATTACTCTCCCAGTGGGGCATTGCCTCCCGTCGCCATGCGGAGGAAATGATTCTGGCGGGGCGGGTCAGTGTCAATGGCAAAGTGGCAAAGCTGGGGGATAAAGCCGATCCCCAACGGGATTTTCTAGCTGTAGATGGAAAACAAATTAAGGCTGATAATCGCCCCCGGGACATTTACTTACTGATCAACAAACCGAGAGATGTGCTGTCCACCTGTGATGATCCCCAGGGCCGGAAAACGGTGCTAGATCTACTTCCCCAGGATTTACAGCGGGGCAAAGGTTTGCATCCCGTCGGTCGGTTAGACCGCAATTCCACCGGCGCTCTCCTCCTTACCAACGATGGAGAGTTAACCCTACGGCTGACCCATCCCCGCTACCATTTGCCCAAAACCTATGACGTGTGGTTAGAGGGCAATCCCAGTGACGAAGATTTAGAACAATGGCGATCGGGCATGGTGCTGGATGGCAAAAAAACTTTACCGGCCACCTTGGAAGTAATTTCCGAGACCAAAGACCGGATTCACCTATTAGTTACCCTAACGGAGGGACGCAACCGCCAAATTCGTCGCCTGGCCGAAGAGTTGGGGCTCACCGTGTTAAAGCTCCATCGTCGCACCATCGGTCCCCTACAGTTAAATACCAGGGGAAAAGTGTTGGGCAGTGGACAATTTCGTTTTCTTAGCCCCGCGGAAATTCGACTATTGAAAAAACAAGTTAATCTCCGGTAG
- a CDS encoding MTH1187 family thiamine-binding protein, with protein sequence MNVIVDLCVVPLGVGVSVGQYVAACQKVLIEAGLKHTMHAYGTNIEGDWDEVFAAVKACHEAVHALGAPRITSSMRFGTRTDRPQTMEEKVQSVENWLENS encoded by the coding sequence ATGAACGTCATCGTAGATTTATGCGTAGTACCCTTAGGTGTAGGGGTTTCCGTCGGTCAGTATGTGGCCGCCTGCCAAAAAGTATTAATTGAAGCGGGACTGAAACATACCATGCACGCCTACGGCACCAACATCGAGGGGGATTGGGACGAAGTTTTTGCGGCCGTTAAAGCCTGCCATGAAGCAGTACACGCCCTGGGAGCCCCCCGCATCACATCCAGTATGCGTTTCGGCACCCGTACCGATCGCCCCCAGACCATGGAAGAAAAGGTCCAAAGCGTGGAAAACTGGCTGGAAAATTCCTAA
- a CDS encoding universal stress protein, with amino-acid sequence MLRKILYADSGTSQTQEMLKAMMDFPAVQKASITILHVVPPQITTEAFTEKWAEGGKILADLMQEVAIDPSKVSTMLRQGDPKGVVCDVANEIDADLIIMGSRGLKRLEAILENSVSQYVFQLTNHPMLLVKDDVYVKRIKRVMVALDKSAAAEYALDLALALLRDYPEGELILARVNPDLKPDLLPLSRQEIEENPVLAPAIAKAKRLGIAYRSTVTGGKPGEKLCELAEDYNVDLMLLGSPDRRPSIAKSLPDLDRLLGTSLSDYIRVNAPCPVLLARKEGI; translated from the coding sequence ATGCTTAGAAAAATTTTATACGCAGACTCCGGCACCAGCCAAACCCAAGAAATGCTCAAGGCCATGATGGATTTTCCAGCGGTGCAAAAGGCATCCATCACAATTTTGCACGTGGTGCCGCCCCAAATAACCACAGAGGCGTTCACGGAAAAATGGGCTGAGGGGGGCAAAATTCTGGCGGATCTGATGCAGGAGGTGGCCATTGACCCCAGTAAAGTTTCCACCATGTTGCGCCAGGGGGATCCCAAGGGAGTGGTGTGTGACGTGGCCAATGAAATCGATGCGGATTTGATCATTATGGGTTCCCGGGGCCTGAAACGATTGGAAGCCATTTTGGAAAATTCCGTTAGTCAGTATGTGTTTCAACTGACCAATCACCCCATGCTGTTGGTGAAGGATGATGTTTACGTTAAACGGATTAAACGGGTCATGGTGGCTCTGGATAAATCGGCGGCGGCGGAATATGCGCTGGATCTAGCCCTGGCTCTTTTGCGGGACTACCCCGAAGGAGAATTAATCCTTGCCCGGGTAAACCCTGATCTCAAACCGGATTTATTGCCCCTTTCCCGCCAGGAAATTGAAGAAAATCCCGTACTGGCCCCGGCGATCGCCAAGGCGAAACGTTTGGGCATTGCCTATCGTTCTACGGTAACGGGGGGTAAACCAGGGGAAAAGCTGTGTGAATTGGCGGAGGATTACAACGTTGATCTGATGCTGTTGGGTTCGCCCGATCGCCGACCTTCCATTGCCAAGAGCTTGCCGGATTTAGACCGACTGTTGGGCACTTCCCTGTCGGATTACATTCGGGTTAATGCTCCCTGTCCAGTGCTCCTGGCCCGCAAAGAGGGAATTTAA
- the psbM gene encoding photosystem II reaction center protein PsbM, with product MQVNNLGFIASILFVLVPTVFLLILFIQTGKQSES from the coding sequence ATGCAAGTTAATAATCTCGGCTTTATAGCAAGTATTTTATTCGTGTTGGTGCCAACGGTTTTCCTGTTGATCCTGTTTATTCAAACTGGTAAGCAAAGCGAAAGCTAG
- a CDS encoding YqeG family HAD IIIA-type phosphatase has translation MTRAKLLQPDLVLGKTIVELSPAILDRHGLRGLVLDVDETLVPFRGDRVSEELQAWIDPIKAKLPIWLVSNNMSESRIGGVAQTLDLPFLYGAAKPSRRKLRQAIAEMQLPVESVAMVGDRLFTDVLAGNRLGMFTILVEPMELPGKPLYPWSIRNIEVWLSQKLGVTLKGIFE, from the coding sequence ATGACCCGTGCCAAATTATTGCAACCAGACCTAGTCTTGGGCAAAACCATTGTGGAGCTGTCGCCGGCCATTCTCGATCGCCATGGACTGAGGGGGCTAGTGTTGGATGTGGATGAAACCCTGGTGCCTTTTCGGGGGGATCGGGTTTCCGAGGAGCTCCAGGCCTGGATTGATCCCATTAAGGCCAAGCTGCCCATTTGGTTAGTGAGCAACAATATGAGCGAGTCTCGCATTGGGGGAGTGGCCCAAACCCTGGATTTACCTTTTCTTTATGGGGCGGCCAAACCGTCTCGCCGTAAACTGCGCCAAGCCATTGCAGAAATGCAGTTGCCGGTGGAATCCGTTGCCATGGTGGGCGATCGCCTCTTTACCGATGTGCTAGCGGGGAATCGCTTGGGCATGTTCACCATTTTGGTGGAGCCAATGGAGTTACCCGGTAAACCCCTCTACCCCTGGTCGATCAGAAACATAGAGGTTTGGCTGTCGCAAAAATTAGGGGTTACTTTAAAGGGTATTTTCGAATGA
- a CDS encoding histone deacetylase — translation MVAIIYSAEFLHHDTGPTHPECPARLTAIASALRQMPGANYLHWQRPSLDQPGLDQYILQCHSQGYLSELAKLAQSGGGSLDADTPVSPQSYDVARLAVQAWLDGVDHCLNQRESAFVLARPPGHHAERDRGMGFCLLNNAAIAAHYALTKPGINRVAILDWDVHHGNGTEALVENNPQIFYCSLHQFPCYPGTGQAGDRGKYNNVLNLPLAPGGGGKVYQRAFADQVLPFLRQVKPDLLLVSAGYDANQADPLAYMNLTPKDYAMMSRHLLEICPYLLLGLEGGYHLPSLAQSVTETIKPLLS, via the coding sequence ATGGTTGCCATTATTTACAGCGCAGAGTTTTTACACCACGACACCGGCCCCACTCACCCGGAGTGTCCTGCCCGGCTGACGGCGATCGCCAGTGCGTTGCGTCAAATGCCAGGGGCCAATTATCTCCATTGGCAAAGACCTTCCCTCGACCAGCCGGGGTTAGACCAGTACATTCTCCAATGCCATAGCCAGGGGTATTTAAGCGAGTTGGCAAAATTAGCCCAGAGTGGTGGTGGTTCCCTTGATGCTGATACTCCTGTTTCTCCCCAGAGCTATGATGTGGCTCGCTTGGCAGTGCAGGCTTGGCTAGATGGGGTTGACCATTGCTTAAATCAGCGGGAATCGGCCTTTGTGCTGGCCCGTCCCCCAGGGCACCATGCGGAAAGGGACCGGGGCATGGGCTTTTGTCTGCTCAACAATGCGGCGATCGCCGCCCATTACGCTTTGACTAAGCCAGGAATAAACCGGGTGGCGATTTTGGATTGGGACGTACACCACGGCAATGGCACTGAAGCATTAGTGGAAAATAACCCCCAAATTTTCTATTGTTCCCTACACCAGTTTCCCTGTTACCCCGGTACGGGTCAGGCCGGCGATCGGGGCAAATATAATAATGTGCTCAATCTTCCCCTCGCCCCCGGCGGTGGCGGCAAAGTTTACCAACGGGCCTTTGCAGACCAGGTGTTACCTTTTTTACGGCAGGTTAAACCAGATTTATTGCTGGTTAGTGCGGGTTATGATGCCAATCAGGCTGATCCCCTGGCCTACATGAATTTGACCCCTAAAGACTACGCCATGATGAGCCGCCATCTGCTGGAAATCTGTCCCTATCTGCTGTTGGGTCTAGAGGGAGGCTACCATTTGCCAAGCTTGGCCCAATCGGTGACGGAAACCATTAAGCCCCTGTTGTCCTGA